From Ureaplasma urealyticum serovar 8 str. ATCC 27618:
GAATTTGAATGACGCCTTAAAGGAATTTATTCAACATATAAAAAGATGACTAGTGGATATGAAGTTAAAGATATTCATGATATTTATGCTATTCGAGTCATTTTAGATGATGTGTATTTATGTTATCAAACATTAGGGTTAGTACATATGAACTACACATATATTATTAATACCTTTAAAGACTATATTTCTACCCCAAAATGGAATTTATACCAATCTATTCATACAACAATTTCATATGAAGGAACTTTAGTAGAAATTCAAATTAGAACTACAAAAATGAATTTATTTGCTAATAATGGTTTAGCAGCGCATTGAAAATATAAAGAACAAAAAGATAATAAGACTGAAATTTTATTAACAGTTAATAATGTTTTATTACGTGATTTTTTATCAAGCACAGAAAAGGGTATTAAAACAATTAAAGATGTTACAACAGGAACAATTTTTGATGTATTAATTCTTAATTCAAACAAATGAATTACTGTTTCTAATGGTTCAACGTTATTAGATGTTGCTTATAAATATGACATTAATAACTTTTTTAATATTTTAGCCATTTATCGAAATGGAGAACGTTCACATTTTGACACACATGTTGAAACTGGCGACACAATTAAAATTAGTTATTCTAATGGAATTGAAACAATTCGTCCTAATTGAATTACATTAGCAAATAATGATGTTGTTAAATTACATATTAGCAACCATTTAAAAAAATATGAATTAAATAAGCAAATTACAAAAGAACAATTCTTGGCAAATGCTGAATTCTTTTTAGAAGGTAAAATTATGAGTGAAGAGCATGCTATTAAAAGATTAGAAAAAGAATTTCAAGTTAATAGTATCAACACTTTTTTAGATAACATTGCTAATACCGATATTGATTTACAAACAAAATACAAAGTTTTTTCAGAAAACAAACAAGTTTCACGTGAAGCAATTAATACAATTAAAAACCAAGCATGAAAATGATTAGCAGATTCATCTTATTTTAGTGGTTTAGAAAATTTATATTTCACTGATTTTGAAATTTCACCATGTTGTTCTAAAATCCCAGGAATTAATTGTGTTGCTAAAGTTGTTCGCAATAAAGTTGAAATTCATCGTAGCGATTGTCCTAAAGTTAAAAACTCACGTTCAAAAACTATTGTAATTGAATGATCAAAAGAAAAATTAGAAAATCGACCACGTTATTTTAAAGTTAAT
This genomic window contains:
- a CDS encoding RelA/SpoT family protein encodes the protein MSELVKQKLDDLYDFLRQKKYSTQTIELVQKSFDFANYYHGDQTRKSGEPYIIHPIATVRILASWDMDESTLVAGMLHDVLEDTNCPEEVMEKTFGKEVTQLVCFVTKVSLYSKNRRNKVSHTNLEEKYSIQVFMSMTQDIRAMIIKIADRYHNMQTIQYLRLEKAKRIATETLEIYANISGRLGMYRVKTELLDMSFKILDPQNYQLVNDSINKLVESNQKKWNEILARLKNILLANNIKAEFEWRLKGIYSTYKKMTSGYEVKDIHDIYAIRVILDDVYLCYQTLGLVHMNYTYIINTFKDYISTPKWNLYQSIHTTISYEGTLVEIQIRTTKMNLFANNGLAAHWKYKEQKDNKTEILLTVNNVLLRDFLSSTEKGIKTIKDVTTGTIFDVLILNSNKWITVSNGSTLLDVAYKYDINNFFNILAIYRNGERSHFDTHVETGDTIKISYSNGIETIRPNWITLANNDVVKLHISNHLKKYELNKQITKEQFLANAEFFLEGKIMSEEHAIKRLEKEFQVNSINTFLDNIANTDIDLQTKYKVFSENKQVSREAINTIKNQAWKWLADSSYFSGLENLYFTDFEISPCCSKIPGINCVAKVVRNKVEIHRSDCPKVKNSRSKTIVIEWSKEKLENRPRYFKVNLILKGNWSESVGNVLCNTLIRMKANISKVDIAKNKAARTHDTFLKIYVKNLDHLQKIILELQAKNVINEWRLM